One Festucalex cinctus isolate MCC-2025b chromosome 1, RoL_Fcin_1.0, whole genome shotgun sequence genomic region harbors:
- the LOC144006332 gene encoding uncharacterized protein LOC144006332 — protein sequence MFTMAKVKYEEELCGAQEDNERQRQLLDAVYKQPRVVLNRADVSEKYIFPERQEPEFPGVKQEEDLEPLQVKEEKRQQPPNIKKEEQLPPYIEEEEHFTELPETGVHLKTEDERQYEENKGAESPSRQQMTNDDSRLALMSDGEDASHAAHTAEDEECDDDVTCPTDGKRWKCSQCGKTFGSKSQLRNHAMGHIGDKPFVCSVCGRSFSRKETLTTHTRTHTGEKPFACSVCGQNFAQRVHLKTHTRTHTGEKPFACSVCGRIFSQKGSLKIHTRTHTGEKPFACSVCGQKFAFKGYLKIHTRTHTGEKPFGCSVCGQNFAQRIHLKTHTRTHTGEKPFACLVCGQNFAQGGDLKIHTRTHTGEKPFACSVCGRIFSQKGSLKIHTRTHTGEKPFACSVCGQKFAFKGYLKIHTRTHTGEKPFACSVCGRIFSQKGSLKTHTRTHTGEKPFACSVCGQNFAQRGHLKTHTRTHTGEKPFACLVCGQNFAHRGDLKIHTRTHTGEKPFACLVCGQNFYSKGYLKIHTRTHTGEKPFACSVCGQRFPTKGNAERHKCAGEKSG from the coding sequence atgtcagtgaaaaatatatttttcctgagcggcaggagccagagttccctggcgtgaaacaggaggaggacttggagcctcttcaagttaaagaagagaagcggcaacagcctcccaacatcaaaaaagaggagcagctgccaccatacattgaagaggaggagcacttcacagagttgcccgagactggtgtccatttgaagactgaagatgaacgtcaatatgaagagaacaaaggggcggagtctccaagcagacaacaaatgacaaatgatgacagccggttagctcttatgtcagatggtgaagacgcgtCACACGCTGCTCACACTGCTGAAGATGAAGagtgtgacgatgatgtgacatgtcccactgatggcaaacggtggaaatgttctcagtgtggaaaaacctttggttCCAAGTCTCAATTGAGAAATCATGCCATGGGCCACATTGGTGATaaaccttttgtctgctcagtttgtggtcgaagtttctctAGGAAGGAAACTTTAACAACGCACACGCGAACCCACaccggagagaagccttttgcttgctcagtttgtggtcaaaattttgctcagagggtacacttaaaaacacacacaagaacccacactggagagaagccttttgcttgctcagtttgtggtcgaattttctctcagaagggatccttaaaaatccacacacgaacccacactggagagaagccttttgcttgctcagtttgtggtcaaaaatttgctttcaagggatacttaaaaatacacacaagaacccacactggagagaagccttttggttgctcagtttgtggtcaaaattttgctcagaggatacacttaaaaacacacacaagaacccacactggagagaagccctttgcttgcttggtttgtggtcaaaattttgctcaagggggagacttaaaaatacacacaagaacccacactggagagaagccttttgcttgctcagtttgtggtcgaattttctctcagaagggatccttaaaaatccacacacgaacccacactggagagaagccttttgcttgctcagtttgtggtcaaaaatttgctttcaagggatacttaaaaatacacacaagaacccacactggagagaagccttttgcttgctcagtttgtggtcgaattttctctcagaagggatccttaaaaacccacacacgaacccacactggagagaagccttttgcttgctcagtttgtggtcaaaattttgctcagaggggacacttaaaaacacacacaagaacccacactggagagaagccctttgcttgcttggtttgtggtcaaaattttgctcacaggggagacttaaaaatacacacaagaacccacactggagagaagccctttgcttgcttggtttgtggtcaaaatttttattccaagggatacttaaaaatccacacaagaacccacactggagagaagccttttgcttgctcagtttgtggtcaaagattcccaacaaagggcaacgctgagaggcacaagtgtgctggtgagaaaagcggttga